The stretch of DNA CGACTGTCGATCCGACCGGCACCGATGCTGACTATTCCGTGAGCGGCCGCCTGGAGAGGACGTGGGGCTCGTCGCTTCGAGGGCGGGTCGGTTGGACGCCCTTGAGCAGCGTGCTCCTTTACGGCACGGGCGGGCTGGCGATCGGTGGCATTCGGGGTTCGGTCGTCGAGACAATCCCGAATGTGAACGGCCTGGTTGGGCCGTACGGAATCTATCAGACCCCAGCGCAAGGCGCGACGAGGAGCGGCGCGCGTTGGTCCGGGATGGGCTGGGGTTGGGTTGTCGGTGCCGGCGCTGAAGCGATGATCACGGATCATGTGTCGCTGCGCGGCGAATATTTGTTCTCGCAACTGTCTGGGAACGGCAAGGCCGGATTGGGTGTCGACGTTCGCGACGTGCGCCTGACGGATCAGCAGATGCGCTTCGGCGTCGATTATCACTTTTAAGGAGGGACAGTGACCATGGGAGACGCCGTCGTGCTCGGATTCCTGAAGAAGACCCTATTGACCACTGTTGCCGCCGTTGCGCTCGTGAGTGGTTCCGCGCTCGAGAGTGCTATCGCTCAACAGTGCAGCAACGCGGGCGGAAATGGTTGCGGGCTAGGTTCGGGCTTCGCGGCGGGTATTGGTGACATCGGCATCAACGGACAGGCGGCTGGGGGCTCGACACCAAGTACGCCGTCCGCGGTTGCTGTCGGAAACGGCTCTATAGCTGGGAGCGGCTTCACTAGCGGGTTCATCGGGACATCGTCCGGCGATGTGGCGGTTGGTGATCACGCATCAGCGACGGCGAACCTCGGGACGGCGCTTGGCGCTGGAGCGTCGGCCACCGGCGCCAACTCGGTGGCACTCGGCGCCAACTCGGCCGATGGCGGACAGTCCAATGTGGTGTCCGTAGGTGGCGTCGGTTCGGAGCGCAGGGTCATCAACGTCGCGCCCGGCACGAACGGCACGGACGCAGTCAATCTCAATCAGCTCAACGCGGTCGATGCGCGGATTGCCGGCATCACGCCGGGCCTAAGCTCGGTGTCGACCGATGGAACATTGACGGGCAACGGCACAGCGGCGAGCCCGCTGGGTGTTGCGCCGTCGGTGCTGAATTCGATCACGGCCGCGCAAAATACGGCGACAGCGGCCCAAAGTGCGGCGGCGAGGGCGCAGAGCGCTGCCAACGGGGCCCAAAACACGGCGACAGCAGCGCAAGCTGCGGCAGCCACGGCGCAGACCACTGCCAACGCGGCCCAAGGGACGGCAAATACTGCTCTGGGGCTCGCGCAGAATTCTGTCCAATACGACAATGCGGCGCATAACAGCGTGACGCTCAATTCAGGCGGCGCTGCGGTCGGGTTGCACAACATTGCTGCTGGGGCAGTCAATGCATCCTCGACCGACGCGATCAATGGCGCGCAGTTGTTTGGCGTGACGACGAGCGTGAATAGCCTCGGCACCTCGACAGCGGCCAATCTC from Rhizobiales bacterium GAS188 encodes:
- a CDS encoding outer membrane immunogenic protein (manually curated), which encodes MASGAFYVAPLAAADLPSRSAPPPVIAALPASSFDGAYVGGTIGAAWAMTANRPVATAGYSDPEIEGKSFGDGPEPYGLSDRGKARPSANLNGGYSWKLGSLVLGLEGDVGLTNAEAKLKGAAATVDPTGTDADYSVSGRLERTWGSSLRGRVGWTPLSSVLLYGTGGLAIGGIRGSVVETIPNVNGLVGPYGIYQTPAQGATRSGARWSGMGWGWVVGAGAEAMITDHVSLRGEYLFSQLSGNGKAGLGVDVRDVRLTDQQMRFGVDYHF